From the Trifolium pratense cultivar HEN17-A07 linkage group LG4, ARS_RC_1.1, whole genome shotgun sequence genome, the window ttGATGGGACACGTTTGTTTGCCGAAAGATCAAGGTGGTTTGGGAATAAAAAATCTTGAATTATTTAATTTAGCTCTGCTTAGTAAATGGAGGTGGAGGGGGTTGACAGATAGTAACAACATTTGGCACCAACTATTGGTTTTTAGATATGGTAATTTCGCAACTAACTTCTTGCACCGAGATATTCCTTTGTGTAACAATTCGATGTCCTTGTGGTGGCGAGACCTTTTGAAGGTAGGTGGATTACCAGACACCCCTTGGTTTTCTACGAATGTCAGCAATGTGTTGGGAGACGGGAAGATGATTGATTTTTGGAATGAAAAATGGATTGGCATGGTACCACTGAAGAATATATTTCCAGCGTTGTTTCATGTGGCAGAACAACCAATGGTTACGATCTTTTCCATGGGTTTTTGGGAACAGAACAATTGGAAGTGGCGATTGGATTGGCCGGCTTCGATGCAACAAACGGAGGCAGCAGAAGCTGAAGCGTTAGCGGTTCTTTTGGCTGATGTGAAGCCGGTTCAAGCAAGGGCGGATAGAAGGAAGTGGGTACCAGAGTCATCAGGTCAGTTCTCGGTTAGTTCAACATATTCTTTTCTCCAAAATATGGATGTAACGAATGTTATTGATACTGATGTTGTGTGTGCGTTAAAAAAGTTGTGGTTAAATGATGTACCTTCTAAGGTAGGTATGTTTGGCTGGAGGTTGTTATTAGCAAAACTCCCAACTCGAGCAGCTTTGGCCAGTAGGGGTATTACTACAAATCATCACGAGACATGTTGTGCCTTTTGTTTTAGAGAGGTTGAAGATCTTAATCATGTGTTCTTCCAGTGTCGCTTCTCGGAACAAGTATGGAGGAAAATTTGTTGTTGGATGCAGGTAGCTCACTTTAATTTTGAAGGAAGGTTGCATCACTTTAACTTGGTTGGTGCTTTTGTGAAAAGTAAAAAAGGGTCAAAGTTTCGGCATTTAATTTGACTCGCTACAACGTGGTGTATTTGGCATCTTCGTAACAACGTCATATTTAGGGGAGCTTTGCCGAATTTGAGTTCTCTTGTGGATCAAATTATCTATATCtcatggttttggtttttaGGTAGAGGTGGGTGTAATACCATGTATGCTTATGTCGATTGGTGTAATAATCCCATAGCTTACCTTGATAGCATCTAATGGCGATTTtcgaattgtaagggttgaggaCACCTTGTacttcttataattcaattttatttataaaaaaaaaagacataaaatatatttcatgatatattttaaaaatttatttattaaaaatggtaaTAGTCCACTTGTaactatttttgagatatccaTATTAGACACACCTTCAATATgctatacttttttttagtattattttttttttgcatattgaatttatatttatagcaGCTCTCCCCAATTTTTTGGGCCAGCTCCGCCACTGGCAACAACAACATAACAACTCGTCAACAGCTTCTTGCTCAACACTTTAACAGCACCGCAATCTACCATAAACGCCATGACCAAGCTTGTTCCCGCCAATAACCAGCATCCGGTAACCATACATGAAGAGGGAATTGGGCAGATTTCGCAACTGATCCGCTAAATAACAAGAGGGCACacaaagtaacaaaaaaaagattcACCTCATTCTTATAAATTAAGTTATtgaatatttgaaataaatcccGAAATTCCAAACTACCCGTTATCCAATAAGTGACTACAACATTAAAATGACGCGCTTTGCTAAACAAATTGAGGTATAATTGAtgtattgaattgagatttcaaaggattttaaaagaccTTTTTATAATGgaaaaatcttgtggtattcaatcaagatttttatggaatataaataaatcttgttgtattcaattaagacaattaattaatttttttcaaggcaacAAAATCTTTTGATATTCAATTGAGATTATTTCGAACTACTTATAAAATGTCTTTTggtattcaaaaatatatacatttcaATGGATTCTTTCATGAAGtcaatttcaaaagattttttgagactttttagttaaaaatacacatactagtttttttcaacaatctcacatAAAACCTCAAGACTTTTTCAAACTCActccaagacttttttttttttttttttttttttttcttttcgttCTTTTCTTTCTGGCACATGTTCTCTCTCGCTTCATCTTCTTTTTCTACACAGACATGGTCATGGACGTAAGGCAGCACCACTTCATTGGTATATGTTCATTTTCCAATATTTTAACATTCATAGTGATCAACCGTGAATTAATATTAATACAGAAGATTTAGAACGTTTTTTCTGTTTTAACATTCATTTCCCAATTCTAATGTTCATCACCTAGAATCAAAACGTTAAAATGTTCCTCACCCTTTTCCAACATTCAACCTTATTAACAATAATTCTTATATGATATATTGATTAATATACTACATAATATCTCAATAGTTCTTCGAGTAACAATTTTTAACTTGAACGTTGTCCAAGAACAATTGTTTGAATGATAGGTGGCAAACTGGCAATGAGTTTgatggttgttgttgtttttttttttttgacaagagattgttGGTAAAATTATTGAAGATACCATTATCGATATACTTGTTTgacttttttattgtttttatgaaCATTTGTATAATGATTGTgcggaaaattgaaaaaaaattgtgcaaaAATTTCGACTAATTTTTTAATCAGAATCTCTTTAATCCTAAGAATCTTAAAAATCAATAAAGTCATTGTGAAATCACTgtaaaaaatcttgattgtaaaaagattttttaaaaaaaagtcttaaaagTCAATATAATCCTTCAAAATCCGGACTTTTACTCTAAAAAAGCCAAACAAAATCTTTAGAtagagatttttttatttccaaaAAATCTCTGTTATAAATTCATCAAAatccaaattaaaaaatctttattgtaaaaagatttttaaaaaaaaagtcttaaaagTCAATATAATCCTTCAAAATATGTTAAAATCTTCATGacttttttttgccaaaattcagaggcagaaaaaaaaaaccaacacacCAAAAGTCCACTAGAAAAAGCTAAACAAGCCAAATGACGCCAAAATAAAAGGGCAACACCTCAACCACGAGAAAACTCAACTCatatacactacaagaaaaaacgGGATTAGCTACGATGGCGTTTTTAGCTAATGCGTAGCTAATCTCTAGTAAAACAGAGTTAGCTAcagatttgttgtgaattagctgTCATATGGGCGTAGCATGGATTGGGCGGcaaatcatctataaaaaaatttcctagctaatttgcaactaatataTTGAGAATCCTAGCTAATTCCCAATAAATACATAgttaaatattgttaaaaaatttatgtttccTAGCGATTTCGAAGCTAAATTCAAgctttttagaaaaaaaaattataataaaaaatgctAATTATGAAACCATGCCCAAAACAGagctaattataaattaattatcatcCGTTACAAATTTGAAAAAAGCTAAATTAAATGAAGCAAATACGCATTATACTTGGAaattttcaaagattttaagGGTTAAAGGAAGTACCAATATTTCCCCCTTTCCATTAATTGACCCAAGTCATAAATGAACTCCATTGCTGAATACAGACACACACAAAAACATCATAAAGAAACTCCATTGTTGAATATACCTTAACCAAGTGCACAGGGATGTCTATGATTTTGATGTCGTCCTTAACCAAGTCAACTTCCTGCAAATCAAAACAAGGAACATAAGCATTGTTTAAATAGATTTTCAAAAAAAGCACAGAGAAGAAACTCGAGTATTGTGCAAATATATAGTTGTGAAGCATAAGTCAAGATAAGATGTGTTACTTTGAATTTATTAACAGGAAAATCCCAAGATAACTCAACCACATCAAACAAAAACATGAGTGAAGTAATAAAAAAGACTAGCAGAAAGATAagagtgaaaagaaaaaattaaatcacCAAGTACgagacaaaaaataaatcattcagTTGGATCCAATGATCATccaacaaaaactaaaacacCAAGTACCAGACGAGTTTTGTGAAAAGAATGTGAAAAGAACTTAAACCTTTGAGTTTTGTGTAGCATGTAAGATTTTTAAGCTAGGGATCAGTCTATAGTTACCATATGATGAACTATGTATAGTGCGAGATCAACGAAAAGTAATAAATCCGTTCAATTCAATTGAGTATAATTACAGATCTGAGAACTATACAAGTATGTATAGTTGTATAGTCCCTAGACTATGTATTTTTAAATTGTGTCGTGTTTCATATAAATTTCAATGAGACTATATAATTTTCCCTCATAAGTAAAGAGTGGAacatcaaaataattgtttcCTATAGCTCCATGAAGAATGATAATGACCTCTTCTTCTTGGGTAACTAACAAATATAAACATGGTTGCATGCTTAACTCTACCTTACTTCAAGAAAATAAACCATATTTTCAGATGCAAGTTCCaagttttttcaataaatttaaaaccaTACCTTTCTGCGACGTGGAGGCAGAATGATTCAGTATTATTATGCAGTAGATTGACAATATCCAGAGTCTTTGGAGAAGAGTCTTGACGGATTCCTTGCTGACAAACACAATATGCAAAGATGGTTCATAAGTAATATATACACATTAATGAgaatattagtaattaaatagtAAACCAAAGCAAGCAAACACTAATTACCTGGATCAATAACAGATACAAATTAAGCAACCTACCCTGTTCAAGAAACAATTAAAAGCGCATgagtttttttccttttaaaagcGCACGCGTGCgtgcacacacacacacacaataatTCAACCAGTTAACAAACCAAATTCCAATTATAGGAATCAACAAGCCTAACTGAATCTCAAGGTTAACTAATAATGAATTCATAAAGACCAAGCATTTGTTTGAAGGAGTACCTTGTCAACATCCATATGGCTGGTAAGAGCTGAACCAGAAGTTGGACCAAAACCAGACACAATATTAAGAAACTTCAGTAGAAGGTCAAACTATCACAAAACAAGAATTTTAAGATATCTCCTTGGACCACATTTAGTTTCTCTAACAAGGATAACATTGCATATGTCATGCTAACAACAAAATCTACATTATTATCATAGTGATATTAAGGTAGTAACAACCTGCATCTGATATGATCGCATTCCAACAAAATTACGCCACCATTTTGAGTTATTGTAAAGGAAAACTTGTTAACTTTCACACATAGATACACAGATGATCGACATGAAATAAGTACATTAAATAAAACTACATAACACCATTAAAAACTGTGATATCAATTTATAAAGAAAACATGACATCAGCCAAGTATGAGAGAGACCAATTCatcttttaaaagataaaacaacATGAGCAAACCAGATTGATTGAGGCAGAGGACAGGGATTCATCATCTACAAAGAAAATTAAGGTAAACTTTGTAATATCAATATAGTGATAAAACCTATTAACTTGCTTGGAAGAGATAAAAGTATTCAAAACAATATAAAGATAGGACCAACAGAAAATAAACGAATGACCATAACGGCCATACTACTACTAATATCCCCAGCATGGCAGAAAAAGAAAGGAActtaatgattttattttatttcatgttACAGAATTAGAACCTCTCCTTGTCCAAACATACAATCTACAATATAATGCAAACAAATTATTGTGGAGTATTGTATACAAAACCAGATCTGCATTTTATTCCTGCACCTTAATCATCATCATACTCGACTAACAACCCCTTTATGGAGAACATAGATGCAGAGTTTTTAGAATTTGACAGGCCACTAGCTCATAAAATGAtaagaaatttcaaaatgtcATTCACCTGAAATCCTCTGAAGTGTCCGCCTGGAAGGATCCATTATGTAGCGAACTGAACCAACACAAAATATACGTTCTCCTACACAATCAACCGCTACTTCCAATGTCAGAGTAACAGACAATAGTAATAACAAAAACTTGGATAGTCTTCCGCATTTTGATATGACAAAAACTCATGGGAAGAATTCTTCCTACTCTTTGTCTGAGGACCAATACAAGTTATTTTGGAATAATCTGGTCAAACAAGTAAAACAAAAGTAACTTTCATCACCTAAATCTAAATTTAGAAGTTAGAAGCAGTCAACTTTCAACAAACATCTTAAAATGATTAGATTAAGGAAGCAAATTAGCAGAAGATAAATGTGGCATCCACAATCAAGAAACACCAGTAAATGAACTTACCAGCTTTCTCTACTTTGGTATCTGACCACTGAAGTAAAGTATTTGTCTCTTGTTGTAGACTTACCGGCATCTGGATAGTCCGTTCATCAACCACTGAGGTCAAGTTTGGTCAGAGGAATGGTGATTAGAGGCATTCCTTTTGATTTTAGAGAAATTAATTTAGTAGAATTAATACCTAAAATACTAGCAGGAATGTTTAATGGAGCGGATGAAGATATACCAGAGCGTGAAGTAATTGATGTCATTGCAACGTTCCTGAGCCTAGTAATCTCGCTGATTGTAGTAGCCTTCAAATTTTCAGGAAAAACACTTCTTCCAAGCTTTTGAACATATCATTATTACCAATGCACCGCAATGCATTTTCACATGTCTATTTGCCAAACAGTAATTAAgcatacaaaaacaaaagaaactcaaatttcaaattgaaagTATCAAAGACTACAGGCACCGTACACTACTCATTACAATccatcaaatataaataatcccTTCACAATAAGTATAGCTATAAAGTAGTTTGCAATGAAGACTTGACTGAAGAAGTGTTATTTTGAACGCTGAAAATTATACATTGGATAGCTATCTATATACTGTCATAAGTTATAACTACATAAGTATATTCATACTAAGGCATGCATACCTCTAAGCTATGTAAGGCTTTCGTCTAactttcaattcattttttatcaaaagACATAGCTGCTAAGGTTTATATGAATAATCTATGAAAAAAAGCTGCATTTGTTAACTTACTAAACCATATCACAAATCACCTACACTAGAAAAAAGGCAATCATTATGAACACATATAAAGAAAGTGACAATCAATATACAGAGGGATTATTATCTCAACACAaagtttttttgtaagaataagaaTTATGTATCATCTAAATACCAGCCACCGGAAATGTGAATTATAGAATCAATCCAATAAGTATCATCTAATTCTATCGCATAAAGTAAAGTGAATTCAGTAACCTGAATTCAAATTTTGCAAAACCTAATTGTCAATTTGGTGAACAAATTCAGTaacctaaattcaatttttgcaaaacctaATGAATTCAATTTATGCAAAACCTAAACATGAAATTCATAGGGTTCAAATCCAAAGCACAATTAGTGAAAAAGAACTAAATTAGAGTGTTGAAATTTAACATACACTACAATTGGAGAAAAAACAGAGGAGAACATCAAATTTCAACGAAGAATAACAACCACGAGAGAGGGATAGAAAACGAACAACAATTTATAGAGAGAAGGAGAAATACAACGAAGAGAATCGAGTCCATGTCGGAGCGAGATCGTGAACGGAGCAAGACCGGAGCGAGATTGCAGCGAGAATGAGATCGGAGCGAGGTCGCAGTGTGGAGGAGATCGGAGCGAGGTCGGGAGCGGTTTCACCGTAGAGAGTAAAAGCGGTGTCGTGTTCTGAGATAACAATGAGccttaaaacataaataaatataaataagaatagtaataatttgttaaaaaaagtaatataaaattaatttaagtcGAATGGTGGCTAATATACTTGAAATTAACTAGTAAAACGTTTCGTAGCAAACTTTTGGTAGCAAATCacgtattttcttgtagtgatataA encodes:
- the LOC123923911 gene encoding zinc finger CCCH domain-containing protein 7-like, which translates into the protein MTSITSRSVVDERTIQMPVSLQQETNTLLQWSDTKVEKAGERIFCVGSVRYIMDPSRRTLQRISDDESLSSASINLVCSCCFIF
- the LOC123922738 gene encoding uncharacterized protein LOC123922738, which translates into the protein MSVLVNGSPTDDFMVKKGLREGDPLSPFLFLIAAEGLTRLMQRAVDIGTFHGYKINNELKFHTLQFADDTVIVGEGNWDNLWSIKTVLRSFELVSGLKVNFFKSKLYGINLEDNFLSAASEFLHCGVDSIPFRFLGIPVGSNPRRKATWQPVVDSMRKKLNGWKGRKLFIGGRVTLINSVGGLPDTPWFSTNVSNVLGDGKMIDFWNEKWIGMVPLKNIFPALFHVAEQPMVTIFSMGFWEQNNWKWRLDWPASMQQTEAAEAEALAVLLADVKPVQARADRRKWVPESSGQFSVSSTYSFLQNMDVTNVIDTDVVCALKKLWLNDVPSKVGMFGWRLLLAKLPTRAALASRGITTNHHETCCAFCFREVEDLNHVFFQCRFSEQVWRKICCWMQVAHFNFEGRLHHFNLVGAFVKSKKGSKFRHLI